A window of Candidatus Margulisiibacteriota bacterium genomic DNA:
ATTTTCTTTCTCCTAAAAAACAGCGAATGTTGAACGCCGCTAAAGCGGTCGGTTGACATTTGGTGTTTAAAAAATTTAGGAGGGATTTATGAGACAACTATATACCAACATTACGAGCGTTCCGCAGAGTGTGTCTTTCGCACAGGCGAGGCAGGGCACCAATAGTCCGAACGAGAGAAATCTCGGAAAAATAAATATTGGCGATCAGGAATACTCCGCCAAACTTACCGGTGTTGGCGATAAGGGCATCATCATTCCCGGACAAACAAAGATAGTTATCAATGGACAAGAGATACCTCTTGAACATGACGCCGGTAACGATGTGAATGGTTATACCTTTAAATATGGAAATGATGTGTTTTTAGTCGGCGCGGATAACAATAAAGGAAGCTGGCACATAGGTAAAATAGATAGCGCTAGCGGCGAGGATTTATTTAAATCTGTCAGCGGCAAAGAAAAATTTGCCGAAGGAACAACTGTCAAACAAAGCTCTGCGGAAACGCATGATGTTCAAGCGCAAAATAAATACGATCAGTTTCTACAAATGCAAGAACAATTTTATCCTAATTCTAACTTGATTAATGTTACGCCAGTTAAAATTGAAAATAAAGAACCAGAGGCAACACAACGATCAGCTGCTCCAGATATACCAGGCGATGAAGCAGCAGTGCCAGCACAATCATTGCCAACACAACCAGATGCGGAGACAGAAGTTGGAGTTAAAAATGAAACGATAACGGTGGCATCAACAGGAGTTGAACTCAGCGAGGACGAAACAGCAGAAACCATTGCGCCAAATCAAGAACTAGCTACAGCAGCAGAAATACCAATAGAGCTAGTTGTAGAGGCTAAAGAAACAGCAATTTATGAGTCGGCAATTGAAGCATCAGTCCAAGAGCAAGAAGCCTCGCCAGCAAAAGAGGCAGTCATTGAGACATTAGCGGATGAGGAGCCTCTGGCAGATATTAATATCGAAACACAAGAGATAATGCCAATGACAGAACCTGCTCCACAAGTAGCGACAACGAAGCTTGAAACAGCAATTATTGCAGAATCACCAGAAAATAGAATTTCGCAACCAAATAGGAACATTGATGATCTAATCGATGCTTTGCCACCAGATATGAACATTGATGATCGGATTGACGGTATGTATGGTGGAAAATTTAGTGTTGCTTGGAAAGCTTTTGCAAATAATCATCCGGAAATGGAGTTTGTTACAGCAGGTGGTAGAATCAATTTTCACGATGCTGAATTTAAACAAAGTCCTGAATTTATAAAAACCAACTTACCAGATAGTTTGGCGGGAAAAGTTGATGAGTATTTTGCAAATACTAACAATCCCCAACCACCACAGGTAACAATAGAGGATATAATTAGACATATACAAAATAGACAGTCATTACCCAGTGCACATCAAGCAAATTCAACAACAAGCTATATGGATAGTAATCAGGTTTTTGAAGCTATCCATACAGCCAGAATTGCCCGAGATCAACAATTAACATCCACCGAAGAACAAGCGCTTACAGATTTTCAGACAATAATTAATGCACAAGTAAGGATAAGTAATCTTGCTAATACTAATTATGAAATAAAAATCGAAAAATCTAGGGCTGACGGACAATCTTATATTTATATAAAAGGATTAAAAGGAAGTTCGAGAGACTATGCTATAAGGATAGAGCGAGATATTAATGGGCAATCTTATTTAGTTTGTAACACCGATGCCGATGGTAGTGTATTCCATAACCTTATTAATAATGCTCTTATTAGAAACGGAACTCAATTACAGGGATACCCAACATTTTCTCGCGTGGGAGCACGTGGCGGGTATGATATGCGAATAAATATAACAGATGCTAGAGGCGGAATAAGTCCAGATAGGCAGAATTGGGTTGCTGTTGCACCGCAAAGACAAGCGATAGCAGAAGCAACGAGAATTGCAGCTGATGCAGCCAATGAAAGAAACGCTGTTGTTTATCAAGCAAATTATGTTCAAGTTACGTCCACACTTCAAGGCAGTCCGAGTAAAGGTGAAAGAAATTTAATGCGTGTAATGGGACGAGACCCAGAACGAGGCGAAAATGGTACCGTTAGATTAAGAATTATGCCAAGCCAAAGAGCACAAGTACCAGCGATAGAAACAAGACTTAAATCAAATCCAGATTTAACTTTTGCTACTAGAGAAGAAGGCGGATTTACTTATATAACAGTATCATCAAAAATAGTAGAACAAAGTGCAGACAGATTAATCCAAGATGCAAGAAATGGTGAAGTAAATGAATTAGCCATAAGTAGAGAACGTGAACCAGCGCCAGGACTTGATAGAACAAAATATCAAAATTATGGTTTTGCACTTTCAACTATAAGTTTAAGTTCTGAAGGGAGCGGCCGTATAACTGATGGTATTACTCTGAGAATTATAACTATTGAAAACCAACAATTTACTGATCCTGAAACAGGAGAAAAATACAAGTTAGTCAAAAATGGTGACAATTATAGTGTAGAAAAAATGGCCTGAGTCAATATTTAGCTTAGCAGGTAAGATTTTCCTTACCCGCAGCCGCCGGTTTGCTGCGCAAGTTGAACAGCGTGTGGTATAATATATTTGGAGGAGAAAATATGCGCTTCGTTGTGGAAATGGATGATGAGCAGTATCAACGCCTAGAAAAAACATTGAAAAAATCCGGCATGACGATAACTGAAGCCATTGCCGATTTTTTTGATGATCTTGATGATGTTCAGCTGGCTAAAGAACGGCTTTCAGAAGTCGCTTCCGGCGCAGAACAAATCATTCCGTGGGAGCAGGTAAGAGTTGCTTTATAATATTGTCTGGACAGAGAAAGCTGTCAATGAATACACTAAACTGGACAAATCAGTTAAAAATCAGATCGGCAAGTATTTGGATAAACTAAAAATTTCTGATAATCCGCACAGTATGGGCAGGCCTTTGTCGGCTAATTTGGCTGGATTATGGCGGTATCGTGTTGGAGATTATAGGATAGTTGTCGAAATAAAAAATTTCGAATTGATAATACTTATCGTGTCAATTAAGCACAGAAGCATCGTTTATCGTCAAATCTAATTTCCTGAATAGTATAGATAGCTTTATTCGGCAAATTCATCCAAAAAAATTAATCCTGTTTTTAGGCACCCTTGACAACTCCGCAAACCCCTGCTATATTCGTGAAATAAATCACGAATGAAAGGGGTTTTTATGGCTAATACATCGGTAAAAACAGCAAGAAAAAAGGCGGTTAACCCGGCAGTTTCCGGCAACATTATGACGCTGGATGATCTGAATAAACTGATCGCCAAAGTGAAAGAGGCGCAGAATATTTACGCAACTTATTCACAGGAAAAAGTCGACGCGATCTTTAAAGCGGCGGCTATCGCGGCGGACAAAGCCCGTATCGATCTGGCGGAAATGGCGGTCGCCGAAACCGGC
This region includes:
- a CDS encoding type II toxin-antitoxin system RelE/ParE family toxin, producing the protein MLYNIVWTEKAVNEYTKLDKSVKNQIGKYLDKLKISDNPHSMGRPLSANLAGLWRYRVGDYRIVVEIKNFELIILIVSIKHRSIVYRQI